In Hamadaea flava, a genomic segment contains:
- a CDS encoding helix-turn-helix transcriptional regulator yields MATAAPARNRSTEPKRADLLKLAEVLEELDVPKSTFFRWKALGAAPRTIKYPNGSLRIRRRDLDAWLSAREETA; encoded by the coding sequence ATGGCAACCGCCGCCCCCGCACGAAATCGCTCGACCGAGCCAAAGCGTGCCGACCTCCTCAAGCTCGCCGAAGTGCTTGAGGAGCTGGACGTGCCCAAATCCACCTTCTTCCGCTGGAAGGCGCTGGGCGCTGCGCCCAGGACGATCAAGTACCCGAATGGCAGTTTGCGCATCCGCCGACGCGACTTGGATGCCTGGCTGTCCGCGCGCGAGGAGACAGCGTGA
- a CDS encoding bifunctional DNA primase/polymerase, whose protein sequence is MLGRTKRPLGNCANCPKDNAPGAHDPQACRCLTCHGFYAASRDPLTIRRMLNFEPRGMLAIRTGAASGLVGVDVDPAKGGMASLTQLIARGMTPPTRYVVTGSGGLHLYYRHPGPHVKVPSTNGKLAPGIDIKADGGYLAAPPSVHPDTRRPYAWADDQAPITEVAPPLLTWCLTPDPRPAQRPASRPTHITTGGGAISYPDRLMDTLLARISEAPDGRRRVTLYGCARGAARIVAAGHLTGTAAFDLLVAACDRAGWPPAKSTPNAIRDGFAVEGVHL, encoded by the coding sequence ATGCTCGGACGCACCAAACGCCCCTTAGGTAACTGCGCCAACTGCCCTAAGGACAACGCCCCGGGCGCACATGACCCGCAAGCCTGCCGCTGCCTGACCTGTCACGGGTTCTACGCCGCCAGCCGCGATCCGCTCACCATCCGGCGCATGCTCAACTTCGAGCCGCGCGGCATGCTCGCCATCCGCACGGGGGCCGCGTCCGGTCTGGTCGGTGTCGACGTCGATCCGGCCAAGGGCGGCATGGCCAGCCTCACCCAGCTCATCGCCCGTGGGATGACCCCGCCGACCCGCTACGTCGTCACCGGCTCCGGTGGGCTGCACCTGTACTACCGGCATCCCGGCCCGCACGTGAAGGTCCCCAGCACGAACGGGAAGTTGGCCCCGGGGATCGACATCAAAGCCGACGGCGGCTACCTCGCGGCACCGCCCAGCGTGCACCCGGACACCCGGCGACCGTACGCGTGGGCCGACGACCAGGCTCCGATAACCGAGGTGGCCCCGCCCCTGCTGACGTGGTGCCTCACGCCCGACCCGCGACCAGCGCAACGCCCGGCCTCCCGCCCGACACACATCACCACTGGGGGCGGGGCCATCTCCTATCCCGACCGGCTCATGGACACCCTGCTAGCCCGCATCAGCGAAGCCCCAGACGGTCGCCGGAGGGTGACCCTCTACGGCTGCGCACGCGGTGCGGCCCGCATCGTCGCCGCCGGACACCTCACCGGCACAGCCGCCTTTGACCTGCTCGTCGCGGCGTGCGACCGGGCGGGCTGGCCGCCGGCCAAATCCACACCCAACGCGATCCGTGACGGGTTCGCCGTCGAAGGAGTACACCTGTGA
- a CDS encoding DUF3631 domain-containing protein has protein sequence MTRPDKPKHVNGAELLDRLRAAIRQYVILPDNESLDAVVLWVAATYGLAAWACAARLVIRAPEKRCGKSRLLDLVEAACHNPLITVNASPAAVYRAIGTEDPPTLLIDEYDTIFGPAVAGSNEDLRGLLNAGHQRNRPALRYDANSQRVERIPTFAMAAMAGIGAAPDTIEDRAVVIHMRRRATREKVSPWRVMRDRPILATIGNEVRDWITAHLDELRTAEPVMPVEDRDADTWEPLIAVADLAGGDWPIRARTAAVTLTGAREETAANSDRVRLLTDCRTVFTAAGADAEALPTGHLLSQLRAMDEAPWADLTAVKLGALLREFEVKSTNIRFTTGQAKGYHRAAFIDAWDRYCAPECPDTPGEPSQPSQPSQPSSAPGRVKTWDGSTRPSQDLVPGLTSNGTGGTAGTATPAPAGHNSPRDGRHLRAVPPPDEATGTA, from the coding sequence GTGACCCGACCCGACAAGCCGAAGCACGTCAACGGGGCCGAGCTACTCGACCGGCTCCGTGCGGCCATCCGGCAGTACGTGATCCTGCCCGACAACGAATCCTTGGACGCCGTGGTCTTGTGGGTCGCAGCGACCTACGGTCTGGCCGCGTGGGCGTGTGCCGCCCGCCTGGTCATCCGTGCACCCGAGAAGCGCTGCGGCAAGTCCCGCTTGCTAGACCTGGTGGAGGCTGCCTGCCACAACCCGCTGATCACCGTCAACGCCAGCCCCGCCGCCGTGTACCGGGCGATCGGCACCGAGGACCCGCCGACGCTGCTCATCGACGAGTACGACACGATCTTTGGCCCGGCGGTCGCCGGATCGAACGAGGACCTGCGCGGGCTGCTCAACGCCGGTCACCAGCGCAACCGGCCCGCGCTGCGCTACGACGCCAACAGCCAGCGCGTTGAGCGCATCCCCACGTTCGCCATGGCGGCCATGGCCGGAATTGGCGCCGCACCCGACACCATCGAAGACCGGGCTGTGGTCATCCACATGCGCCGCCGGGCGACGCGGGAGAAGGTGTCGCCGTGGCGGGTCATGCGGGACCGGCCCATCCTGGCCACCATCGGCAACGAGGTGCGTGACTGGATCACCGCCCACCTCGACGAGCTGCGTACCGCCGAGCCGGTCATGCCTGTAGAGGACCGTGACGCCGACACGTGGGAGCCGCTGATCGCGGTAGCCGACCTGGCGGGCGGGGACTGGCCGATCCGGGCGCGTACCGCCGCCGTCACCCTCACCGGCGCTCGGGAAGAGACCGCCGCCAACTCCGACCGCGTCCGGCTGCTCACCGACTGCCGCACGGTCTTCACCGCCGCCGGGGCTGACGCCGAGGCGCTGCCGACCGGGCACCTGCTCTCCCAACTCCGGGCGATGGATGAGGCACCGTGGGCCGATCTGACCGCCGTGAAGCTCGGCGCGCTGCTGCGGGAGTTCGAGGTGAAGTCGACCAACATCCGGTTCACGACCGGTCAAGCCAAGGGCTACCACCGAGCGGCATTCATTGATGCGTGGGACCGGTATTGCGCCCCCGAATGCCCGGACACCCCGGGGGAGCCGTCCCAGCCGTCCCAGCCGTCCCAGCCCAGCTCAGCCCCGGGACGGGTAAAAACGTGGGACGGCTCAACCCGTCCCAGTCAAGATCTCGTCCCAGGCTTGACCAGCAATGGGACGGGTGGGACGGCTGGGACGGCTACCCCCGCCCCTGCGGGACACAACTCGCCCCGGGACGGTCGCCACTTGCGCGCCGTACCCCCGCCAGACGAAGCGACCGGCACCGCGTAG